From one Phycisphaerales bacterium genomic stretch:
- a CDS encoding 2-C-methyl-D-erythritol 4-phosphate cytidylyltransferase: protein MNIAVIITAAGRSERFGGRDKLNEDLGGRALLMRTVELFNKRPEVGSVIVAGPPDKLDEFRFRFGDQLGFHGARIVPGGRAERWETVRNALQEVPGDCTHVAVHDAARPATPADVIDRVFEAATMFDAVIPAVPVAATIKRVSKETKEAAQADPIAAAILGEAAKPRNLARQVEETIDRQRLVEVQTPQIFERGLLIRAYEQKDLSGATDDASLVERLGEAVFVVNGDPRNIKITTPADLHLVRAVLGVRPPQDRPAHKQF from the coding sequence ATGAACATCGCCGTCATCATCACCGCGGCCGGCCGCAGCGAGCGCTTCGGCGGGCGCGACAAACTCAACGAAGACCTCGGCGGCCGGGCCCTGCTCATGCGGACGGTCGAACTGTTCAACAAGCGGCCCGAAGTGGGGAGCGTGATCGTTGCCGGCCCGCCCGACAAGCTCGATGAGTTTCGATTCCGCTTCGGCGATCAGCTGGGATTCCACGGCGCGCGGATCGTGCCCGGCGGGCGCGCCGAGCGCTGGGAAACCGTAAGGAACGCGCTCCAGGAAGTGCCCGGTGACTGCACGCACGTGGCCGTCCACGACGCCGCGCGCCCCGCCACACCTGCCGATGTCATCGATCGAGTCTTCGAGGCGGCGACGATGTTCGACGCCGTCATCCCGGCCGTTCCGGTTGCGGCCACGATCAAGCGCGTCTCGAAGGAGACGAAGGAAGCAGCCCAGGCGGACCCGATCGCCGCAGCCATTCTCGGCGAGGCGGCCAAGCCGCGAAACCTCGCCCGGCAGGTTGAAGAGACGATCGACCGGCAGCGGCTGGTCGAAGTGCAGACGCCGCAGATCTTCGAGCGCGGCCTGCTCATTCGGGCCTACGAACAGAAGGACCTGAGCGGCGCGACGGATGACGCCTCCCTCGTGGAGCGGCTGGGGGAGGCGGTCTTTGTCGTGAACGGCGACCCGCGCAACATCAAGATCACCACGCCGGCGGACCTGCACCTGGTGCGCGCGGTGCTTGGCGTGCGGCCGCCGCAGGACCGGCCGGCGCACAAGCAGTTCTAG
- the recN gene encoding DNA repair protein RecN — MLRELHISNLAIIEDLRLELTPGLNVFTGQTGAGKSLILGAFELLLGRRSPADLLRPGAAEGRVSGVFEIPDAHLAAEVHRVADLPGADTPQAAEGLLITRKIFASGRSSASINGHPVTAAMLREVGDRLIDLHIGDEGGSSAAGEAPFLLRPSNQLAVVDAFAGSESLLAQYADLYRELIDIRTRLNDSQRGSALRTEQLDLLEFQAGEIDAVEPTPGEYDELSARHRVLSEVDRLTRQIGLAHNVLYDSDESVASRLQAVVGIMRELVEIDPALEEAAGQVEAAAAAVQDASFVLGRYLGRLDLDPAELGEITDRLNALNRLIAKYGRGSLDDVLEYREEIRGRIGELSGAGLDSAALLKRQSQLAGRASEIAAALRAARQKAARALKPRIEAELAELAMAEAQFDVQFEPLDEPGPTGADQIEMMIRTNPGQPSRPLRRIASGGELSRIMLALKTVLAGAERISVLVFDEIDAKIGGRLGSVIGAKLRALAQRHQVLCITHLPQIAAFGDTHLRISKHSARNEIHIEVATLGTDAARRAELAEMLAGKSATEITLHQADELLATARHAASRAPDKPAARRQKRTRQL, encoded by the coding sequence ATGCTCCGCGAACTGCACATCTCCAACCTGGCGATCATCGAAGACCTCCGGCTCGAACTGACGCCCGGGCTCAACGTCTTCACCGGCCAGACCGGCGCAGGCAAATCGCTGATCCTAGGGGCCTTTGAACTGCTGCTGGGCCGCCGCAGCCCGGCCGATCTGCTCAGGCCCGGCGCTGCCGAGGGCCGCGTTAGTGGAGTATTTGAGATACCCGACGCCCATCTCGCCGCCGAAGTCCATCGTGTCGCCGATTTGCCCGGCGCGGACACGCCACAAGCCGCCGAAGGCCTGCTCATCACGCGCAAGATATTCGCCTCCGGTCGCTCGAGCGCCTCGATCAACGGCCATCCCGTGACGGCGGCGATGCTGCGCGAGGTCGGCGACCGCCTCATCGACCTGCACATCGGCGACGAAGGAGGATCGAGCGCGGCCGGCGAAGCGCCCTTTCTCCTGCGACCGTCGAACCAGCTGGCGGTCGTCGACGCCTTTGCCGGAAGCGAATCGCTGCTCGCGCAATACGCCGACCTCTACCGCGAATTGATCGACATCCGCACTCGCCTGAATGACTCCCAACGCGGCAGCGCACTGCGGACCGAACAACTCGACCTGCTCGAATTCCAGGCCGGCGAGATCGACGCCGTTGAACCCACGCCGGGCGAATACGACGAACTCTCCGCCCGCCATCGCGTGCTCTCGGAAGTCGATCGGCTGACGAGGCAAATCGGTCTGGCCCATAACGTCCTCTACGACTCGGATGAATCGGTGGCGTCGCGACTGCAGGCCGTCGTTGGCATCATGCGTGAACTTGTCGAGATTGATCCGGCGCTGGAGGAGGCGGCCGGGCAGGTTGAGGCCGCCGCGGCAGCCGTGCAGGACGCGTCATTCGTCCTGGGCCGCTACCTGGGAAGGCTCGATCTCGATCCAGCCGAACTCGGCGAGATCACCGATCGCCTCAACGCGCTCAACCGCCTGATTGCCAAGTACGGCCGCGGCTCGCTCGATGACGTGCTGGAGTATCGCGAAGAGATTCGCGGCCGAATCGGTGAACTCAGCGGCGCCGGACTCGACAGCGCCGCGCTCCTGAAGCGTCAGAGCCAGCTGGCCGGCCGGGCGAGCGAGATTGCGGCTGCCCTGCGCGCCGCGCGGCAAAAGGCGGCGCGGGCCCTCAAGCCGCGCATCGAAGCGGAACTGGCCGAATTGGCGATGGCCGAGGCCCAGTTCGATGTGCAGTTCGAGCCGCTTGACGAACCAGGGCCGACGGGCGCCGATCAGATCGAGATGATGATTCGCACGAACCCCGGCCAGCCGTCGCGCCCGTTGAGGCGCATCGCGTCGGGTGGCGAACTGTCGCGCATCATGCTCGCGCTCAAGACGGTGCTCGCCGGGGCCGAGCGCATCAGCGTGCTCGTGTTTGATGAGATCGACGCGAAAATCGGCGGGCGGCTCGGCTCGGTCATCGGCGCCAAACTCCGCGCTCTGGCCCAGCGCCACCAGGTGCTCTGCATCACCCACCTGCCGCAGATCGCCGCGTTCGGCGACACGCACCTGCGCATCTCCAAGCATTCGGCCAGAAACGAGATCCACATCGAAGTGGCGACGCTCGGCACCGACGCCGCCCGCCGCGCTGAACTCGCCGAAATGCTCGCCGGCAAGTCCGCAACCGAGATCACGCTCCACCAGGCGGATGAACTGCTGGCCACGGCGCGCCATGCGGCCAGCCGCGCGCCAGACAAGCCTGCCGCCCGACGGCAGAAACGCACGCGACAACTGTAA